From Tiliqua scincoides isolate rTilSci1 chromosome 2, rTilSci1.hap2, whole genome shotgun sequence, the proteins below share one genomic window:
- the LOC136639167 gene encoding zinc finger protein 658B-like — translation MEKKWRPFRAWESPRREEENPTEEKMEKLIPCLGGALQEQEKQTEESGNERPGSIPTEGKLNKALLLVESSNQISTSACVTHGTGKKPYICLECGKSFSRKQSFNIHKKIHPGLKQHQCSECGKRFSQKQGLQRHQKIHTGEKPYGCSHCGKSFNQKSNLNTHQIIHKGVNPYKCSVCGKTFRYKANLGAHETIHTGLAPYKCSVCGKSYRYKDSLRRHQNIHTGETPYKCSVCGNSFSQKQTLNRHQKIHTGQKQHQCSECGKRFSRKESLKRHQKTHTGEKSYQCSECGKRFSQKEGLKRHQNIHTGEKPLECSDCGKRFSYKGGLKRHQKIHTGGKPYGCSHCGKSFNRKSNLTVHQIIHKGVKPYKCSVCEKSFRYKVSLRAHQNIHTGEAPYKCSVCGKSYRYKVSLRRHQNSHTGEKPYKCSHCGKSFKQKENLAVHQRIHKGVKPYKCSVCRKSYRYKGSLRRHLNSHTGEKPYKCSLCGENFRYKQTLRRHEKIHTGDNPYKCSLCDKSFRHRTTLAIHQKIHTGDNPYKCSLCDKSFRHRTTLAIHQKIHTGDKPYKCSECGNSYRYKKNLKYHQSLHKSGKLYKCSMCERTFSRSENLKRHQRAHKEQDESVHAVARAWVRNGALSNAGEDAM, via the coding sequence ATGGAGAAGAAATGGAGACCCTTCAGGGCTTGGGAAAGCCCAAGACGAGAAGAAGAAAACCCCACAGAAGAAAAGATGGAGAAATTGATTCCTTGTCTGGGAGGAGCCCTCCAGGAACAAGAGAAACAGACAGAAGAGAGTGGGAATGAGCGTCCTGGCAGCATCCCCACAGAGGGAAAGCTCAACAAAGCCTTGTTGCTTGTGGAGAGCTCCAATCAGATCAGCACTTCTGCATGTGTAACACATGGCACAGGGAAAAAACCATACatatgtttggagtgtggaaagagcttcagccgGAAACAGTCCTTTAATATACATAAAAAAATCCACCCAGGACTGAAACAACATCaatgttctgagtgtggaaagagattcagcCAGAAACAAGGCCTTCAAAGACATCAGAAGattcacacaggagaaaaaccttATGGGTGCTCTCACTGTGGCAAGAGTTTTAACCAGAAATCAAACCTTAATACACATCAAATAATCCACAAAGGAGTCAACccttataaatgttctgtgtgtggtAAGACCTTCAGGTACAAAGCCAACCTGGGAGCACATGAAACCATTCACACAGGATTGGcaccttataaatgttctgtgtgtggaaagagctacaGGTACAAAGACAGCCTTAGAAGACATCAAaacattcacacaggagagacaccttataaatgttctgtgtgtggaAACAGCTTCAGCCAGAAACAGACCCTTAATAGACATCAAAAAATCCACACAGGACAGAAACAACATCaatgttctgagtgtggaaagagattcagcCGGAAAGAAAGCCTTAAAAGACATCAAAaaactcacacaggagagaaatccTATCaatgttctgagtgtggaaagagattcagcCAGAAAGAAGGCCTTAAAAGACATCAAAatatccacacaggagagaaacccctTGAATGTTCCGACTGTGGCAAGAGGTTCAGCTACAAAGGCGGCCTTAAAAGACATCAGAAGATTCACACAGGAGGAAAACCTTATGGGTGCTCTCACTGTGGCAAGAGTTTTAACCGAAAATCAAACCTTACTGTACATCAAATAATCCACAAAGGAGTCaaaccttataaatgttctgtgtgtgaaaagagcttcaggTATAAAGTCAGCCTTAGAGCACATCAAAACATTCACACAGGAGAGGcaccttataaatgttctgtgtgcGGGAAGAGCTACAGGTACAAAGTCAGCCTTAGAAGACATCAAAAcagtcacacaggagagaaaccctataaatgctctcACTGTGGCAAGAGCTTTAAGCAGAAAGAAAACCTCGCTGTACACCAAAGAATCCACAAAGGAGTCaaaccttataaatgttctgtcTGCAGAAAGAGCTACAGGTACAAAGGCAGCCTTAGAAGACATCTAAACAgtcacactggagagaaaccttataaatgttctTTGTGTGGAGAGAACTTCAGGTACAAACAAACACTTAGAAGACATGAAAAAATTCACACAGGAGACAATCCTTATAAATGTTCTCTGTGTGATAAGAGCTTCAGGCACAGAACAACCCTTGCAATACATCAGAAGATTCACACAGGAGACAATCCTTATAAATGTTCTCTGTGTGATAAGAGCTTCAGGCACAGAACAACCCTTGCAATACATCAGAAGATTCACACAGGAGATAAACCTTATAAGTGTTCAGAGTGTGGAAATAGCTACAGGTACAAAAAAAACCTTAAGTATCATCAAAGCCTTCACAAAAGTGGGAAACTATATAAATGCTCCATGTGTGAAAGGACCTTCAGCCGCAGTGAAAACCTTAAACGACATCAAAGAGCTCACAAGGAGCAGGACGAGAGTGTCCATGCAGTAGCAAGAGCTTGGGTGAGGAATGGAGCCCTGAGTAATGCAGGAGAAGATGCCATGTGA